A genome region from Flavobacterium sp. includes the following:
- a CDS encoding TonB-dependent receptor: protein MILKKISFFLIIIFTTFNSFSQEKFTLSGTIKDSKNNETLIGVNIYIPTLKIGTTTNEYGFYSITLPKGEHQIEISYVGYQTIQYTIILNQNTKNNFSISESGEELREVVITDNKGKINIKSPEMSVNKLSISTIKKMPVVLGEVDVLKSILLLPGVTNAGEGASGFNVRGGGADQNLILLDEATIFNSSHVFGFFSVFNPDAIKDLKLYKGGIPARFGGRASSVLDIYQKDGSSKDFHVNGGIGIVSSRLLVEGPIVKDKGSFLIGGRGSYVHLFLKLSEDNKDNSAYFYDLNAKFSYKLNDNNSLYLSGYFGRDVFSLNKSFTNIYGNSTLNLRWNHLYSDKLFSNLSLIYSDYYYGLDLDYVGFKWDSGIKNYNIKYDFKHYISDKFKLNYGVSGIYYEFNPGTIIPSTSESGINPDQLDKKYAFEPSIYLDAENQLSKKITVAYGLRYSLFYRLGSSTINYYDNNSPVVFDPDMQIYEKGTPTSTKYFGKNKVIQDYNNLEPRLSVSYQLNDDQSIKASYNRMAQYLQLISNTSSPTPLDVWMPSDNYIKPQIADQVALGYFRNIKDGAYSLEVESFYKKIQNRLDYIDGADLIANNAIEQVILNGRMRAYGLEVMVKKNEGKFNGWVSYTLSKSQQQTPGRTPEETGINNGEWYSSAYDKTHNLAITSAYNLNEKWSFGANFVLQSGQPVTYPNGQYEYLGITVPSYGLRNENRLPAYHHLDVSATLTPRKNKDRNWKAEWVFSIYNLYNRSNAASINFRQNSDTGLNEAVRLSIFGIVPAVSYNFKF, encoded by the coding sequence ATGATTCTAAAAAAAATCAGTTTTTTTCTAATTATTATCTTTACGACTTTCAATTCTTTTTCTCAGGAAAAATTTACGCTAAGCGGTACTATAAAAGATTCTAAAAATAATGAAACCTTAATTGGTGTCAACATTTATATTCCGACATTAAAAATCGGAACTACAACAAACGAATACGGTTTTTATTCTATTACGCTTCCAAAAGGCGAACATCAAATTGAAATCAGTTATGTTGGTTATCAAACTATTCAGTATACTATTATTTTAAACCAAAATACCAAGAATAATTTTTCTATTAGCGAAAGCGGCGAAGAACTTCGGGAAGTTGTTATTACAGATAATAAAGGCAAAATAAATATCAAATCGCCCGAAATGAGCGTGAACAAACTCTCTATTTCAACCATTAAAAAAATGCCGGTAGTTTTAGGTGAAGTCGACGTTTTAAAATCGATTTTATTACTTCCGGGAGTTACGAATGCTGGCGAAGGCGCATCGGGATTTAATGTTCGCGGCGGCGGCGCAGACCAAAATTTAATTTTATTAGACGAAGCGACAATTTTTAATTCATCTCACGTTTTTGGTTTTTTCTCGGTTTTTAATCCGGATGCCATTAAAGATTTAAAATTATATAAAGGAGGAATTCCGGCCAGATTTGGCGGGCGCGCTTCTTCAGTTTTAGACATTTACCAAAAAGACGGAAGCAGTAAAGATTTCCATGTAAATGGAGGAATTGGCATTGTCTCCAGCCGGCTTCTTGTTGAAGGCCCGATTGTAAAAGATAAAGGTTCTTTTTTAATTGGAGGAAGAGGTTCTTACGTTCATCTGTTCTTAAAATTATCCGAAGACAACAAAGATAATTCGGCTTACTTCTATGACTTAAATGCCAAGTTCAGTTATAAATTGAATGATAATAATAGTTTGTATTTGTCGGGATATTTCGGACGTGACGTTTTCAGTTTAAATAAAAGTTTTACCAATATTTACGGAAATTCAACCTTAAACCTTCGCTGGAATCATTTATACTCAGATAAATTGTTTTCTAACCTGTCTTTAATTTACAGCGATTATTATTACGGCCTCGATTTAGATTATGTAGGTTTTAAATGGGATTCGGGAATTAAAAATTACAATATCAAATACGATTTCAAACATTATATTTCGGATAAATTCAAACTGAATTATGGCGTGAGCGGAATTTATTATGAATTCAATCCCGGAACTATTATACCAAGTACTAGTGAATCTGGAATTAATCCGGATCAATTAGACAAAAAATATGCTTTTGAACCCTCAATTTATCTGGACGCCGAAAATCAGCTTTCGAAAAAAATCACCGTAGCCTACGGATTACGTTACAGTTTATTTTACCGTTTAGGTTCTTCAACCATAAATTATTACGATAATAATAGTCCGGTTGTTTTTGATCCTGATATGCAGATTTATGAAAAAGGAACTCCAACCTCAACTAAATATTTTGGCAAAAACAAAGTAATTCAGGATTACAATAATCTGGAACCAAGGCTTTCTGTTTCTTATCAATTAAATGATGATCAGTCTATTAAAGCGAGTTACAATCGTATGGCGCAGTATCTGCAATTAATTTCAAATACCTCGTCTCCTACTCCGCTTGATGTCTGGATGCCGAGTGATAATTACATTAAACCACAAATTGCAGATCAGGTGGCGCTGGGATATTTCAGAAATATTAAAGATGGCGCCTATTCTCTTGAAGTTGAAAGTTTTTACAAAAAAATTCAAAACAGACTCGATTATATTGACGGGGCCGATTTAATTGCCAATAATGCCATCGAACAAGTTATCTTAAACGGAAGAATGCGTGCGTATGGTTTAGAAGTTATGGTAAAAAAAAATGAAGGTAAATTTAACGGCTGGGTTTCCTATACTTTATCAAAATCTCAACAGCAGACCCCAGGAAGAACTCCCGAAGAAACCGGGATTAATAATGGTGAATGGTACAGTTCTGCCTATGATAAAACGCATAATTTAGCTATAACATCAGCTTATAATTTAAACGAAAAATGGTCTTTTGGCGCTAACTTTGTTTTACAGTCAGGGCAGCCGGTTACGTATCCAAACGGACAGTATGAATATTTAGGAATCACGGTTCCGAGTTATGGTCTGCGAAATGAAAACCGTCTTCCGGCTTATCATCATTTAGATGTATCGGCCACTTTAACGCCTCGAAAAAATAAAGATAGAAACTGGAAAGCAGAATGGGTTTTCAGTATTTATAATTTATATAACCGAAGCAATGCAGCGTCTATAAACTTTAGGCAGAATTCTGATACGGGTTTGAATGAAGCTGTTCGATTATCAATCTTCGGAATTGTTCCGGCAGTTAGTTATAATTTCAAATTTTAG